A region from the Corallococcus caeni genome encodes:
- a CDS encoding TIGR02452 family protein, whose translation MPLNRVADETLRILDEGRYTPLSGREVSLRDAVAHAVQGTVLVRPGDFEHLTRPAPVRGFTIEVTPEKTGDAARRLVEQEGERRVLALNFASAVNPGGGFLTGAKAQEEDLARCSALYPCLLKWPEYYDVNRKLRSPLYTDHFIYSPDVPFFRNEHYDLLERPFLVSLLTAPAPNARQLPAGDPEVAQQLRDVLFARALKVLQVAAHHGHRTLILGAWGCGAFRNNPHDAAEAFARGLSTMAGAFSRVVFAVYERDGKGPNLSTFRERFG comes from the coding sequence ATGCCGCTGAACCGCGTCGCGGACGAGACCCTTCGCATCCTGGACGAGGGCCGCTACACGCCGCTCTCCGGGAGGGAGGTGTCCCTTCGCGACGCGGTGGCGCACGCGGTCCAGGGCACCGTGCTGGTGCGCCCCGGTGACTTCGAGCACCTGACGCGCCCCGCGCCAGTGCGGGGCTTCACCATCGAGGTGACGCCGGAGAAGACGGGCGACGCCGCGCGCCGGCTGGTGGAGCAGGAGGGGGAGCGGCGGGTGCTGGCGCTCAACTTCGCGTCAGCGGTGAACCCGGGGGGCGGCTTCCTCACGGGCGCGAAGGCGCAGGAGGAGGACCTGGCGCGGTGCTCGGCGCTGTACCCGTGCCTGCTGAAGTGGCCGGAGTACTACGACGTGAACCGCAAGCTGCGCTCGCCGCTGTACACGGATCACTTCATCTATTCGCCGGACGTGCCGTTCTTCCGCAACGAGCACTACGATCTCTTGGAGCGGCCCTTCCTCGTGTCGCTGCTCACGGCGCCCGCGCCCAACGCGAGGCAGCTGCCGGCGGGGGACCCGGAGGTCGCGCAGCAGCTGAGGGACGTGCTGTTCGCGCGGGCGCTCAAGGTGTTGCAGGTGGCGGCGCACCACGGGCACCGCACGCTCATCCTCGGGGCCTGGGGCTGCGGCGCGTTCCGCAACAACCCGCACGACGCGGCGGAGGCCTTCGCGCGAGGGCTGTCCACGATGGCGGGCGCGTTCAGCCGCGTGGTGTTCGCGGTGTACGAGCGCGATGGAAAGGGGCCCAACCTGAGCACCTTCCGCGAGCGCTTCGGCTGA
- a CDS encoding MSCRAMM family protein — translation MRWSWVGLVAVVLACAGTSKQGPVSELARTEAATAVLTVLAKDAEDRPLPGIPFRIRQAMADPPEVYWGTTDAQGQARLTVPPGWYVFTAEASGYQTFVDPDVRISREHPASVTMTLRPSASVAGRVVDGAGQPLRAVSLSWIPADTTAPRLDLVGNPDGSFRFEGMGPGPGVLLARRKGYSDERQVFDARPVELALVMREQGALRVTAFSPGGGLAHPPEVKIKALDPVSKEGAWIDEKVKDARVYRGLEPGRYRVTVTCPVGIGAAWSASSDVEVVAGGTRELTLRFDNVPERAPLRGRVVGADGQPVAGVELRASSGDPKKDAFVSESSGTTDLEGRFAVHQLLAGPVRVVVHKGNTRVELGPDAGDVSVEVRSHPIVQGRVLGPDGTPLTSFQVNSTKHERTAGRYLYTLEGPWPERLTFSAEGLASTRRRVEPREERTVLADVILKAGRDVRVRLLRKDGQPALSKGWVDLSPLPGHESTFAWDQAFLRVEADGRFLLENVPREPLILEAETEEDGTASMPLSADVTDVTVPLVPPAHLEGTVTDESGRPLPGTCLMIGCEVYPDELPVTDAEGRFWRDVVSGRECVLSVYDTGGPSGWPSPPLRVFWPRHFTSGGSGETVRVDLRPRTGPASVQVLFPGRGEWHRVLLVPGDVPMPSTIDAMRALMKSAGEPDPGPAEPRPERKDANWSDRSWHEPRFSHLPLGRYTVFVLESSAEIFALRYPVNLTEPGVHRFETPLPEKGGVHFVD, via the coding sequence ATGCGATGGAGCTGGGTGGGGCTCGTGGCGGTGGTGCTCGCGTGCGCGGGCACGTCGAAGCAGGGACCGGTGTCCGAGCTGGCGCGCACCGAGGCCGCGACGGCGGTGCTCACGGTGCTGGCGAAGGACGCGGAGGACAGGCCGCTTCCTGGCATCCCGTTCCGGATCCGGCAGGCCATGGCGGATCCTCCCGAGGTGTACTGGGGCACGACGGACGCCCAGGGGCAGGCCCGGTTGACCGTGCCTCCTGGTTGGTACGTCTTCACCGCCGAGGCTTCGGGCTATCAGACCTTCGTGGATCCGGACGTGCGGATCTCGCGCGAACATCCCGCGTCGGTCACGATGACGCTGAGGCCGTCCGCCTCGGTTGCCGGGCGCGTGGTGGACGGCGCGGGTCAGCCCCTGCGGGCCGTGTCGCTCTCGTGGATCCCCGCGGACACGACGGCGCCTCGTCTGGACCTCGTGGGGAACCCGGACGGAAGCTTCCGGTTCGAAGGCATGGGGCCCGGCCCGGGCGTGTTGCTGGCGCGACGCAAGGGCTACAGCGACGAGCGCCAGGTGTTCGACGCCCGGCCCGTGGAGCTGGCGCTCGTGATGCGCGAGCAGGGGGCGCTGCGGGTGACGGCCTTCAGTCCGGGGGGCGGCCTCGCGCACCCGCCGGAGGTGAAGATCAAGGCGCTCGATCCCGTGTCGAAGGAGGGGGCCTGGATCGACGAGAAGGTGAAGGACGCCCGGGTGTACCGGGGCCTGGAGCCGGGGCGCTACCGGGTGACGGTCACGTGTCCGGTGGGGATTGGCGCGGCGTGGAGCGCGTCCTCGGACGTCGAGGTCGTGGCGGGAGGGACCCGCGAGCTGACGCTCCGCTTCGACAACGTGCCGGAGCGCGCACCGCTTCGGGGCCGGGTGGTTGGCGCGGACGGACAGCCCGTGGCGGGCGTGGAGCTGAGGGCCTCTTCGGGTGACCCGAAGAAGGATGCCTTCGTGAGCGAGTCCTCGGGCACGACCGACCTGGAGGGACGCTTCGCGGTGCATCAGCTGCTGGCGGGGCCTGTGCGCGTGGTGGTTCACAAGGGGAACACGAGGGTCGAGCTCGGCCCGGACGCGGGAGACGTCTCCGTGGAGGTCCGTTCCCATCCCATCGTGCAGGGACGTGTGCTGGGGCCGGATGGGACGCCCCTGACGTCCTTCCAGGTGAACTCGACGAAGCACGAGAGAACCGCGGGGCGCTACCTGTACACGCTGGAAGGTCCCTGGCCCGAGAGGCTGACCTTCTCGGCGGAGGGACTCGCGAGCACGCGCAGGAGGGTGGAGCCTCGGGAGGAACGGACCGTGCTGGCCGACGTGATCCTGAAGGCCGGGCGCGACGTGCGCGTCCGGCTCCTGCGGAAGGATGGGCAGCCGGCCCTGTCGAAGGGATGGGTGGACCTGAGCCCGCTGCCAGGGCACGAGTCGACGTTCGCCTGGGACCAGGCGTTCCTGAGGGTGGAGGCGGACGGGCGGTTCTTGCTGGAGAACGTGCCGCGTGAGCCGCTCATCCTCGAGGCAGAGACGGAAGAGGACGGAACGGCCTCCATGCCATTGAGTGCGGACGTGACGGACGTGACCGTGCCGCTCGTTCCGCCTGCCCACCTGGAGGGGACGGTGACGGATGAATCAGGACGTCCATTGCCGGGCACCTGCTTGATGATCGGGTGCGAAGTCTATCCCGACGAATTGCCAGTCACTGACGCGGAGGGACGGTTCTGGCGGGATGTCGTTTCCGGGCGCGAGTGCGTATTGAGCGTCTATGACACGGGCGGTCCATCCGGTTGGCCCTCGCCGCCGCTGCGCGTCTTCTGGCCCCGGCACTTCACCAGCGGCGGTTCGGGAGAAACGGTGCGGGTGGACCTGCGTCCGCGCACGGGGCCCGCATCCGTGCAGGTCCTGTTTCCAGGCAGGGGAGAGTGGCACCGGGTCCTGCTCGTTCCTGGAGACGTCCCGATGCCGTCGACGATCGACGCCATGCGGGCGTTGATGAAATCCGCGGGCGAGCCGGATCCAGGTCCCGCCGAACCACGGCCGGAGCGTAAGGACGCGAACTGGAGCGACCGCTCGTGGCATGAGCCCCGATTCAGCCACCTGCCCCTGGGGCGTTACACGGTGTTCGTGCTCGAAAGCAGTGCGGAGATCTTCGCGCTCCGCTACCCCGTGAACCTCACGGAGCCCGGCGTCCACCGCTTCGAGACGCCGCTCCCTGAAAAAGGCGGCGTGCACTTCGTCGACTGA
- a CDS encoding carboxypeptidase-like regulatory domain-containing protein, whose translation MGLVVMVLACAEAPRPVRTKTRWPVEEAAFTVRVVDPAGQPVPGVMLVARRADHGSLVSRSGTSDATGTVRLHVMPGWYVVQAEAPGFVNLLHPDARIAPGAETRLELTLMRAVPFAGRVVDLEGRPVADARLRLTPSGDGDSSLRSKSDTEGRFHFDNVPAGAVKLRAEKGGWSPTRLELPTPQPELTVVMGGLGSLRVRVLGPDGLPSPEGSASISLMDEAPPLQLSPERTPEATLFQELPAGRYRVTGRYAPAQDCWWDRSVEVQVAPGAQAEATVSFEGSQGPGTWRARAVDAMGQGLGGAKGMLWTWNASRSELELHGGCHFQTGRDGAFVIQGLLEAPSTMSLTVANMRFDWKSQGPPPPGTGEALVFRNAFGGLEGRVMRPDGLPVGYFEIDGLSQPDREGRYLHSVSMTHVYQWVIDVLGFAPALVRTEGRDGELLKVPDVILDVGRTVHGRVVAEDGSTGIPMQDVELVEVFDLEGHGGRHPWTARTDADGYFRFEHVAGRRQFLRVDAKARGTVLRELGPDEESVKLRLVPGVELEGSVTDGARVPLVRVNLKVRCEGGFRVSAESDIAGNYAAHIPGNRSCFVHAEGSPLNVPVPRPPPMSFSPKLIRLAPATHHRLDLVPRQGPALLRVSVNASREFVTAFVLPGDVQWPRSPRALDAAIRAGFGPEPMPDAWTSEDGEYLIAPNFLVGADFDFGHLPLGHYTLFIREEMNGADGLLRIPVDLSRAGVHVVNSERPAQGGGRPYTR comes from the coding sequence GTGGGGCTCGTTGTCATGGTGCTCGCGTGCGCGGAGGCGCCGCGCCCGGTGCGGACGAAGACCCGGTGGCCCGTCGAAGAGGCGGCGTTCACCGTCCGGGTCGTGGATCCGGCGGGACAGCCCGTGCCCGGCGTGATGCTGGTGGCTCGCCGCGCGGACCATGGGAGCCTGGTCTCCCGGTCGGGCACTTCGGACGCGACCGGGACGGTGCGGCTGCACGTGATGCCGGGCTGGTACGTCGTCCAGGCCGAAGCGCCTGGCTTCGTGAACCTGCTCCATCCGGACGCACGGATCGCTCCCGGGGCGGAGACCCGGCTCGAGCTGACGCTGATGCGCGCGGTGCCGTTCGCGGGGCGCGTGGTGGACCTGGAAGGACGGCCCGTCGCGGATGCCCGGCTCCGGCTCACTCCGTCCGGAGATGGGGATTCATCGCTGCGTTCCAAGAGCGATACCGAGGGACGCTTCCACTTCGACAACGTTCCCGCGGGCGCCGTGAAGCTTCGCGCGGAGAAGGGCGGATGGAGCCCCACGCGGCTGGAGCTTCCAACGCCGCAGCCCGAGTTGACGGTGGTGATGGGTGGACTCGGCTCGCTGCGGGTCCGGGTGCTGGGGCCCGATGGCCTGCCATCGCCTGAAGGGTCCGCCTCGATCTCCTTGATGGATGAAGCGCCCCCCCTGCAGCTGTCCCCAGAGCGGACGCCCGAAGCGACCCTCTTCCAGGAGCTTCCCGCCGGGCGCTATCGCGTCACGGGCCGGTACGCACCCGCGCAGGACTGCTGGTGGGATCGTTCCGTCGAAGTCCAGGTCGCGCCGGGCGCACAGGCGGAGGCGACGGTGAGCTTCGAAGGGAGCCAGGGTCCGGGCACCTGGCGGGCGCGTGCCGTGGATGCCATGGGGCAGGGCCTTGGTGGCGCCAAGGGAATGCTGTGGACGTGGAATGCATCGCGCTCCGAACTGGAGCTGCACGGCGGATGCCACTTCCAAACGGGAAGGGATGGGGCGTTCGTCATCCAGGGCCTGTTGGAGGCCCCCTCCACCATGTCGCTGACGGTTGCCAACATGCGCTTCGATTGGAAGTCGCAAGGGCCACCGCCCCCGGGGACGGGCGAAGCGCTGGTGTTCCGCAATGCCTTCGGAGGTCTGGAAGGCCGTGTCATGCGTCCGGATGGGCTGCCCGTGGGGTACTTCGAAATCGACGGACTCTCCCAGCCCGATCGGGAAGGCAGGTACCTGCATTCCGTGTCGATGACCCACGTCTACCAATGGGTCATCGACGTGCTGGGCTTCGCCCCCGCCCTCGTGCGCACGGAAGGGCGGGATGGGGAGCTGCTCAAGGTCCCGGACGTCATCCTTGATGTGGGCCGCACCGTCCACGGGCGTGTCGTCGCCGAAGATGGTTCGACGGGCATCCCGATGCAGGACGTTGAACTCGTGGAGGTCTTCGACCTGGAGGGCCACGGTGGGCGTCACCCCTGGACGGCGCGGACCGACGCGGATGGGTACTTCCGGTTCGAGCACGTGGCGGGCCGGCGCCAGTTCCTGCGCGTGGACGCGAAGGCGCGGGGGACCGTCCTCCGTGAACTCGGACCTGATGAGGAATCAGTGAAGCTGCGGCTCGTGCCCGGTGTGGAGCTCGAAGGCTCCGTGACGGATGGTGCGCGCGTCCCGCTGGTCAGGGTGAACCTGAAGGTCCGCTGCGAGGGTGGGTTCAGGGTGAGCGCCGAGAGCGACATCGCGGGCAACTACGCGGCGCACATCCCGGGGAACCGTTCGTGCTTCGTGCACGCCGAAGGCAGTCCCCTGAACGTGCCGGTGCCCCGACCGCCTCCGATGTCCTTCTCGCCGAAACTGATCCGCCTGGCCCCGGCCACGCATCACCGGTTGGACCTCGTGCCCAGGCAGGGGCCCGCCCTGCTGCGCGTGAGCGTCAACGCCTCCCGCGAGTTCGTCACGGCGTTCGTCCTGCCGGGAGATGTTCAGTGGCCGCGCTCACCACGGGCCCTGGATGCCGCCATCCGGGCGGGTTTCGGACCGGAGCCGATGCCGGACGCATGGACGTCAGAGGACGGGGAGTACCTCATCGCCCCGAACTTCCTGGTCGGGGCGGACTTCGACTTCGGGCACCTGCCCCTGGGGCACTACACGCTCTTCATCCGCGAGGAGATGAACGGAGCCGACGGCCTCCTGCGCATCCCCGTGGACCTGTCCCGGGCCGGTGTGCATGTCGTCAACTCGGAGCGGCCCGCTCAAGGAGGCGGAAGGCCTTACACGCGCTGA
- a CDS encoding sensor histidine kinase has product MSPLPGGPFEAVRHAAKDDPSSKDAASARTPKDTHLPPLPADEASMSAQTRLQVLREMMAEAFLALDAQGTIHELNHRAASLLGLPFGACEGMTPWAAQPMLAGTTLHERLLDALATREPARFLSELPSGVWLELSVRPVGGETWVLATDITRRQRAENEVARTEERFRQLGERFQVALESAQMAVWETNLVTGQVFRSEGHDRLYGYPQPLEEWTHEQFLASLHPDDRPEVEAQVTAIFHNDVLSYSSTFRTHWPDGSWHWLISRSRVIRDANGKVMVVRGAILDITALKETEEALQEAVRTRDDFLSVASHELRTPLTSLRLQVDLLRRMSEARGDEPVGSEKVTTRLDAADRQLKRLAALLDNLLDVSRIRTGKLDFELASGDLAPLVQDLVGRFADEAKQAGVELDMRVEGPAPCRFDKLRMEQVVSNLIANALRYGQGSPVHVALRQQDGQWRLTVRDGGPGVPVAERERIFQRFAQVQGSARTGGLGLGLYIVRQILEAHGGRVWVEEAPGGGAAFVVTLPVEGA; this is encoded by the coding sequence ATGAGTCCCCTGCCCGGTGGTCCGTTCGAAGCTGTCCGCCACGCCGCCAAGGACGACCCGTCCTCGAAGGACGCGGCCTCCGCGCGCACACCGAAGGACACCCACCTGCCCCCGCTTCCGGCCGACGAGGCCAGCATGTCCGCGCAGACCCGCCTGCAGGTCCTGCGGGAGATGATGGCCGAGGCGTTCCTGGCGCTCGACGCGCAGGGAACCATCCATGAGCTCAACCACCGCGCCGCGTCCCTGCTGGGCCTGCCATTTGGCGCCTGCGAGGGCATGACGCCGTGGGCGGCGCAGCCGATGCTGGCCGGCACGACGCTGCACGAGCGGCTCTTGGACGCGCTCGCCACGCGCGAGCCCGCCCGGTTCCTGTCGGAGCTGCCGTCGGGCGTATGGCTGGAGCTGTCCGTGCGGCCGGTGGGCGGTGAGACGTGGGTGCTGGCCACGGACATCACCCGCCGTCAGCGCGCGGAGAACGAGGTCGCGCGCACCGAGGAGCGCTTCCGCCAGCTGGGCGAGCGGTTCCAGGTGGCGCTGGAGTCCGCGCAGATGGCGGTCTGGGAGACGAACCTCGTCACCGGGCAGGTGTTCCGCTCCGAGGGGCATGACCGGCTCTACGGCTACCCGCAGCCCCTGGAGGAGTGGACGCACGAGCAGTTCCTGGCGTCGCTGCACCCGGACGACCGGCCGGAGGTGGAAGCGCAGGTGACGGCCATCTTCCACAACGACGTGCTGTCGTACTCATCCACCTTCCGCACGCACTGGCCGGACGGCTCGTGGCACTGGCTCATCAGCCGCTCGCGCGTCATCCGCGACGCGAACGGCAAGGTGATGGTGGTGCGCGGGGCCATCCTGGACATCACGGCGCTGAAGGAGACGGAGGAGGCGTTGCAGGAGGCGGTGCGCACGCGCGACGACTTCCTGTCCGTGGCGAGCCACGAGTTGCGCACGCCGCTCACGTCCTTGCGCCTGCAGGTGGACCTCTTGCGCCGCATGTCCGAGGCCAGGGGCGACGAGCCCGTGGGCTCCGAGAAGGTCACCACGCGGCTGGACGCGGCGGACCGGCAGCTCAAGCGGCTGGCGGCGCTCCTGGACAACCTGCTGGACGTCAGCCGCATCCGCACGGGCAAGCTGGACTTCGAGCTGGCGAGCGGAGACCTGGCGCCGCTGGTGCAGGACCTGGTGGGACGCTTCGCGGACGAGGCGAAGCAGGCCGGGGTGGAGCTGGACATGCGCGTGGAGGGGCCGGCGCCGTGCCGGTTCGACAAGCTGCGGATGGAGCAGGTGGTGAGCAACCTCATCGCCAATGCGCTGCGCTACGGACAAGGCTCGCCGGTGCACGTGGCGCTGCGCCAGCAGGACGGGCAGTGGCGGCTGACAGTGAGGGACGGAGGACCGGGAGTCCCCGTCGCCGAGCGCGAGCGCATCTTCCAGCGCTTCGCCCAGGTGCAGGGCTCCGCGCGCACGGGAGGCCTGGGGCTGGGGCTCTACATCGTGCGGCAGATATTGGAAGCGCACGGCGGCCGCGTCTGGGTGGAGGAAGCGCCCGGCGGCGGCGCGGCGTTCGTGGTGACGCTGCCGGTGGAGGGGGCGTAG
- a CDS encoding GNAT family N-acetyltransferase, giving the protein MSRAEIDESHAQFRGAWRLFALGLPGGEVVERTDVFITAGGVAWSLMNMAFLTRPVETEAELERAVDSAASYFAQGPNGWAFTLTPDWLSPALRERADTLLAARGLKPGMLTTGMVADRLREPVRPLAPLDLRQVRDEWGRNAIADVNSASYDVPRALGREALAAPGIYGPECRAFVGCHDGAPATTTAALRVDGVVYIALVATLAEHRRQGAAETVLRRTLEEAKRAWGLERTVLHATAAGAPVYRRMGYRDVTTFCSYFAPPKEA; this is encoded by the coding sequence ATGTCCCGAGCCGAAATCGACGAATCGCACGCGCAGTTCCGTGGAGCCTGGAGACTGTTCGCGCTGGGGCTGCCCGGTGGGGAGGTCGTGGAGCGGACGGACGTGTTCATCACGGCGGGCGGCGTGGCGTGGTCCCTGATGAACATGGCGTTCCTGACGCGGCCGGTGGAGACGGAGGCGGAGCTGGAGCGCGCGGTGGACTCGGCCGCGAGCTACTTCGCGCAGGGCCCCAACGGCTGGGCCTTCACGCTGACGCCGGACTGGCTCTCCCCGGCGCTGCGTGAGCGGGCGGACACACTGCTCGCCGCGCGGGGGCTCAAGCCGGGGATGCTCACGACAGGCATGGTGGCGGACCGGCTGCGGGAACCGGTGCGGCCCCTGGCGCCGCTCGACCTCCGGCAGGTGCGGGATGAGTGGGGCCGCAACGCGATCGCGGACGTGAACTCCGCCAGCTACGACGTGCCGCGGGCGCTGGGGCGGGAGGCCCTGGCCGCGCCGGGCATCTACGGCCCCGAGTGCCGCGCCTTCGTCGGCTGTCACGACGGCGCTCCCGCGACGACCACGGCGGCGCTGCGCGTGGATGGCGTCGTCTATATCGCGCTCGTGGCGACGCTCGCGGAGCACCGCCGCCAGGGCGCCGCGGAGACGGTCCTCCGGCGCACGCTGGAGGAAGCGAAGCGCGCGTGGGGTCTGGAGCGCACGGTGCTGCACGCCACGGCCGCCGGCGCCCCCGTCTACCGCCGCATGGGCTACCGCGACGTGACGACGTTCTGCTCGTACTTCGCGCCGCCGAAGGAAGCGTGA